In Rhodothermus profundi, the following are encoded in one genomic region:
- a CDS encoding metallophosphoesterase family protein — translation MILGILSDTHGFFHPALPEAFADVDLILHAGDVGSIDVLERLKTLAPVHAVYGNIDGPELRRRLPAELTLMLEGVRIWMTHIGGRPGRWAPGIASRLRQQRPDVFICGHSHILRIERVSSLNGMLYLNPGAAGREGLHRIKTCVRLHLAQGRTRQAEVVHLDEIPEASAP, via the coding sequence ATGATTCTGGGCATTCTCTCAGACACGCATGGCTTTTTCCATCCAGCGCTGCCGGAAGCGTTTGCAGATGTGGACCTGATCTTGCATGCCGGCGACGTTGGTTCGATTGACGTGCTCGAACGGCTCAAAACCCTGGCGCCCGTCCATGCCGTTTATGGCAACATTGACGGGCCTGAGCTGCGCCGGCGCCTTCCCGCAGAGCTTACGCTCATGCTGGAAGGGGTGCGGATCTGGATGACCCATATCGGAGGGCGCCCCGGACGCTGGGCGCCCGGCATTGCTTCGCGACTACGCCAGCAACGACCCGATGTGTTTATCTGCGGCCACAGCCATATTCTTCGCATCGAACGCGTTTCGTCGCTAAACGGTATGCTGTACCTGAACCCTGGAGCAGCCGGACGCGAAGGCTTGCATCGCATCAAAACCTGCGTGCGCTTGCACCTGGCACAGGGCCGCACCCGTCAGGCGGAAGTGGTACACCTCGATGAAATCCCTGAAGCCTCGGCGCCATGA
- a CDS encoding metal-dependent hydrolase has product MKLTYFGHSAFQIETNGTTLLFDPFITGNPHTQGVVTPDQLQPDVILLTHAHGDHWGDTLDIARRTGALLIANFEITQYAQKHGHNNVHPMNTGGSWQFPWGRVTQTYARHSSSFPDGTYGGNPNGYLLEIEGKVIYDLGDTCPFAEMAWYGEDYNIDVALMPVGDLFTMGVEGAVRAARMLKPGLIIPIHYNTFPPIQIDIEQCRKRLEQEGFKVQVMKPGESLTL; this is encoded by the coding sequence ATGAAGCTCACCTATTTCGGACATTCGGCCTTCCAGATTGAGACAAACGGGACCACGCTCCTTTTCGACCCCTTTATCACGGGCAATCCGCACACGCAGGGGGTAGTCACACCTGATCAGTTGCAGCCTGATGTCATTCTACTGACGCATGCCCATGGCGACCACTGGGGCGACACCCTGGACATTGCACGCCGCACCGGTGCCCTGCTGATTGCCAACTTTGAAATCACTCAGTATGCCCAGAAGCATGGGCACAACAACGTGCACCCTATGAACACAGGAGGCTCCTGGCAATTTCCGTGGGGCCGTGTGACGCAGACCTATGCCCGGCACTCCTCCTCATTCCCCGATGGCACCTATGGTGGTAACCCCAATGGGTACTTGCTCGAAATCGAAGGAAAGGTTATCTATGACCTGGGCGACACGTGCCCCTTCGCCGAAATGGCCTGGTATGGCGAAGACTATAACATTGACGTCGCCCTGATGCCGGTAGGCGATCTGTTCACCATGGGCGTTGAAGGAGCCGTTCGGGCTGCCAGGATGCTCAAACCTGGCTTGATTATTCCCATCCACTACAACACGTTTCCGCCCATCCAGATCGATATTGAGCAGTGCCGCAAGCGTCTGGAGCAGGAAGGATTCAAGGTGCAGGTAATGAAGCCAGGAGAAAGCCTGACCCTCTAA